One window from the genome of Nicotiana tomentosiformis chromosome 5, ASM39032v3, whole genome shotgun sequence encodes:
- the LOC138892968 gene encoding uncharacterized protein: MIKNSIADSIIVECKTAKELWEKLKMEYQDSGRVRQMQILNLKRDFESLKMQEKETITRYFNRISFICNRISLLGKDFKANRIVENILVTVRERLESKISSLEESKDLSTIYVTELVSALQAQEQRTTFKQEMITEDSIIVECETAKELWEKLKWSTKKVAEIRLLGKDFKANRIFENILVTVRERLESKISSLEESKDLSTIYVTELVSALQAQEQRTAFKQEMITEDSIIIECETAKESWEKLKKEYQESGLVKQMQILNLKRDFESLRMQEKETITRLPGNDFKANRIVEKILVTVRERLESKISSLEEYKDLYTIYVTKLVSAFQAQEQRRAFRQEMVTDELVSDIQAQEQGRAFRQEMVTEELVSDIQAQEQGRAFRQEMVTEELVSDIQAQERGRAFRQEMVTEELVSDIQAQERGRAFRQEMVTEELVSDIQAQERGRAFRQEMVTEELVSDIQAQERGRAFRQEMVTEELVSDIQAQERGRAFRQEMVTEGAVYAQN; the protein is encoded by the exons ATGATTAAAAATTCTATTGCAGATTCTATAATCGTTGAATGTAAGACAGCAAAAGAAttatgggaaaagcttaaaatGGAGTACCAAGATAGTGGCCGAGTCAGACAAAtgcaaattttaaatttgaaaagggaTTTTGAATCTCTTAAGATGCAAGAAAAAGAGACTATCACTAGGTATTTTAATAGGATTTCTTTTATTTGTAATAGAATCAGCTTACTTGGCAAGGATTTCAAAGCTAACAGAATAGTTGAAAACATTCTTGTGACGGTTCGAGAGAGATTAGAGTCCAAAATTTCCTCTCTAGAAGAATCTAAAGATCTTTCTACCATCTATGTTACAGAATTAGTAAGTGCTCTTCAAgcacaagaacaaagaacaacatttAAACAAGAAATGATTACTGAAG ATTCTATAATCGTTGAATGTGAGACAGCAAAAGAATTATGGGAAAAGCTTAAATGGAGTACCAAGAAAGTGGCCGA AATCAGGTTACTTGGCAAAGATTTCAAAGCTAACAGAATATTTGAAAACATTCTTGTGACGGTTCGAGAGAGATTAGAGTCCAAAATTTCCTCTCTAGAAGAATCTAAAGATCTTTCTACCATCTATGTTACAGAATTAGTAAGTGCTCTTCAAGCACAAGAACAAAGAACAGCATTTAAACAAGAAATGATTACTGAAG ATTCGATAATCATTGAATGTGAGACAGCAAAAGAATCTTGGGAAAAGCTTAAAAAGGAGTACCAAGAAAGTGGTCTAGTCAAACAAAtgcaaattttaaatttgaaaagggaTTTTGAATCTCTTAGGATGCAAGAAAAAGAGACTATCACTAG GTTACCTGGCAATGATTTCAAAGCTAACAGAATAGTTGAAAAAATTCTTGTGACGGTTCGAGAGAGATTAGAGTCCAAAATTTCCTCTCTAGAAGAATATAAAGATCTTTATACCATCTATGTTACAAAATTAGTAAGTGCTTTTCAAGCACAAGAACAAAGAAGAGCATTTAGACAAGAAATGGTTACTGATG AATTAGTAAGTGATATTCAAgcacaagaacaaggaagagcATTTAGACAAGAAATGGTTACTGAAG AATTAGTAAGTGATATTCAAgcacaagaacaaggaagagcATTTAGACAAGAAATGGTTACTGAAG AATTAGTAAGTGATATTCAAGCACAAGAACGAGGAAGAGCATTTAGACAAGAAATGGTTACTGAAG AATTAGTAAGTGATATTCAAGCACAAGAACGAGGAAGAGCATTTAGACAAGAAATGGTTACTGAAG AATTAGTAAGTGATATTCAAGCACAAGAACGAGGAAGAGCATTTAGACAAGAAATGGTTACTGAAG AATTAGTAAGTGATATTCAAGCACAAGAACGAGGAAGAGCATTTAGACAAGAAATGGTTACTGAAG AATTAGTAAGTGATATTCAAGCACAAGAACGAGGAAGAGCATTTAGACAAGAAATGGTTACTGAAGGTGCTGTTTATgcacaaaattaa